The following DNA comes from Alnus glutinosa chromosome 6, dhAlnGlut1.1, whole genome shotgun sequence.
ctctgcTCATCATACGTGCAACCGCTTGACATAAGGATCATTTccaattgattttcaaaaaaaaaaaaaaaaaaataaataaataaaaaatgagttgaTCCTTTATATTCGGGAGCATTTTATAATTTCACATGATATgatgtaaaattataaaaatagtcCCGAATATAAAACACCGACTCCTCTCTAAAATCTAAATCAAAACGAAGAGAGCCCTGACCGTTAATAATTATGATCACCATCACACAGCCAAAAAAACGCATCGTATTAGCTTCCGGTCACGCCCAGGTGCATTATAGGGAAAACTCTACGGCATCAGCTACTGTTAACACGTCCTCTAGATCCCGATATTAAGCGTTACGCCAATGCAAGGAGGATCATCAGGCATTGGATATGGTCTGAAATACCAGGTCACAAATTCCAAAAATCATGTTCAACTTtcagattttcttcttctaatttatCTTGTAATTTTCGAGTTCTTTAAAATTAGGATTCTGAATCTGTCTTCGTTGGTTAGGCTCGATGCATTTCGGATGTGAAAGCAGACACAGATCACACCAGCTTCATCACCGGCACTCTCAGTctcaaagaagaaaatgaggtctatatttacacaattttctaaaatatatattcaatttgttTCTAATAAtaggattttaattttttaattatggtTGATAATTTAATGGAAGTGAACTATTTCAGGTGCATTTGATTCGGCTATCATCAGGTGGAACCGAGATCATATGCGAGGGTTTGTTCGCGCACGCGAACGAGATCTGGGACCTCGCTTCCTGCCCCTTCGATCAGCGGATCTTCTCCACTGTCTACTCTACTGGTAATTGATTGCTCCTGATTGTTGATTTCTTCTTTTGCTTTGTAATTTCAGGCACTACGCAgtgtttgaactttgaatgctTGCAAACATGGTTTTGCTTTGTGATGTGGATATAGTTTAGGTTTGGGAGTGTATTGGCCTATAGACATTGCAAACAGAGTAAATTTATATTACTTGGTTCTATTGGAAACTTTGATTGTTTGCTGGTAGGTGTAGTACTTCAAGTATTATACTCAGATTGAGATACGGATTGGCCGAGCGGTTCTCTGATTTTGATCATTGAGGGGAAATGCTAGGCATTAGAAAGTGAAATTTccgtttttatttcttttccttactGTTTTAGTTGAACCATAGGTGAGGCTACTATGTATATGCGAGATGATCTTCTTCTAGAGTGCCAATTTGTTGTCTCCACCCTCCCACCGTCTCTCTCAAGTGTCACTGagttgttttcattttgtttgatGGTCTTGAAGGTGAATCATATGGAGCAGCAATATGGCAGATCCCTGAGTTATATGGCGAGCTAAATTCCCCTCAGTTGGAGCGGATTACCTCACTTGATGCACATGTTGGTAAGATTAAGTGGTGAGTTTGTTTATCCTGGTCTTACATTTCTTTGCTCTAGGATACACACTCTCCTAATTATGCATCGTGAAGAACAAGTTTATCTGTTTTTTTTCCTCCCTCTTTTCTTTATCATGTCATGCGGCATATGATTCGGAACTCTGCATTTTGTTAAAGTTGCTGAAATAAATGGAAAAGCATCCGGTGAATAATATGATActacataatttttaattttttgtgttcAGTGCTTAAGTTGAAGATGTGAAATCATTTATCTGCACTTATAAggtagatacaatttctctatctttttctttgggGATTAAGTAGCTTTTCAGCGCTATCTGGATCGCTCTTGTGGTGACGGTGTAGTGTTATAGTGcaatatttttttgtagttaaaTTTATGTTTCTTATTAGAatgactaattttatttttaatgcttTGAAGTACTTTGATCCATACATGTGATTCATCAGCTCACTTGCCCTGTATATATACACCTTTGAACAGCGTTCTTTGGTGGCCCTCTGGAAGGCATGATAAGCTGATCAGCATTGATGAGGAAACTCTTTTCTTATGGACCTTAGATTGTTCAAAAAAAGTGGCCCAGGTATAGTTCATAATGAAATTTGTGGGAGTGATCCCATATTCATTGATTGTGATTGTGGTAAAAGTAGTACATGGCTTAGTTTCCTGTCTGTCTACCGAAGGCATTAGAATTAGGACAAATATCTATTTTTGCCCTTGAAAGTTACAAGGAGTTCCAATCTAGTCCCCAAAGTGTAAAAGGTCGCAATTAAGCCCCCAAATATTTGAAGGGTACGTTTGGTACACTGGAATGATGATTACCTAAAAATGGGAATGAGTATTATTGAGAATGTAAGAAGCTGGAATGAAATGACCATTCCTTTTCATtcgtttggtgacaacacaagAATGACTAAATTTCCTAATTGGAATGGAATCAAGTTCatccaaattttctaaaatacccttacataaatatccctaaaaaaaaaaccatttgtATTCGTTGTCTCCCCCACGGCTCATCGGCCACCCCCCATGGCTTAGTGGTGGTCGCAGCCACCCCAATGGCCCGAGGGTGGTGCAACCATCCCTAGAGGTTTTGTTGGGAcggccgaccacccccaaatagtttttttttttttaggtacctagaaaaacaaaaacaaaaacattttttgggGATACTATTTTTAGAGGTATTCTATTCCTGGGGGAATACCCATGCCCTACCTCTTTTAGAGGAATACTAATTTTTCATCTTAGGGTAATAGCTACTCctaaagaatagttattctgaGTAATGGTGGCGCAATCAAATAacggaatagccattccattcctAGGCCTATTTCTGTGTACCAACGTGTCCTATATCATTCCATTGAAGCCTTCCATTAACCTCGCTAATGTCAATAGCTGGCCCGTCATGTTAAGTAGATCACGCAGCACTACTTAATCAATATTTGGCAACCAGAAGACCACATAAATCGCATGTGGTAGGATGGAGATGGagttctcttttctcttttgaaatTGTCTTAAGCCTGTTTTTCAATCCATGAAACTGTAGTTGCTTCTGTGGAGTATTTGCGTAGTATAACTATTTAACTCTTTAAAATCTCGTGCTGATTCTCATTTAGGGCTTGTTTCAAAATCTAGGTACAATCACAAGAGTCTGCTGGTAGGCTGCATAAGTTATCTGGAGGAGCATGGGATCCACATGATGTGAATGCTGTTGCAGTCACTTGTGACTCCGCCACCCAATTTTGGGATCTACGAACAATGAAGTAAGTTATGTTTTCATACTTTATTGTTGCGTtgctttaataattatttttttttttttttggtaagtagtaaaataataaaaacaaaaatgtttgtCACCCATATATAAAGAGTTTGCATATAGGTTAGTTTTTGTTTGAAGTATGTTGTCAGATATTCTCAGGCTTATCAACCCAACCATTGTCTTCATTTGAAACTGGAACCTACCTTCTTAATGGTTCTGATGCGGGACAAAATAGTCACAAATATCACAGATTAAAATTAAGGCAAAATTAGGGCAAAGTAAGGAGAAAGAAgctaaaagaagagagagaagaagctagaaagagaaagaggaagaagagagagaagaagctagGGGAAAGAGATAGAAAGAAGAGGGGGGAAGGGAGAAGaatcatttcttcattttttttattttttattttttaaattccaTCAAATTTGTCTCCACTGGAGTATAATGCATGCTGAAGTAGACTCCGACTAAACCGTAGGGTAACACCCATTTATTAACTTAACATAATTTTATTGGCGTACCTAGCATGGCAATGCCCACTATTGAATTACCCATAATAATTTAGGGCAACATTTAATACTTTTGactcttgaaaattaaatactaaCAACTTGTTGGGTTTCAAAGAAGAGGGGGAAGGGAGAataatcttctttctttcttcttcttcttcttttttaaattccaTCAAATCTATTTCCATTGGATAACAAGGCATgcaatataaaattaaacattAATTACTTGTTCCGCATTAGGTTCTTTTTCCTCCTGTCACTGAAAACTGCTTCTTTCTCCTGAATAGGTCGACAATGGTAACAAGTAGAACTCGTGCActaaagtattcttattttggTTCTCTTTTTGTCCACTAGTTAGCGTGATTTGGAATAACTTTTTCATTTGCATAAAGGGAGGAAAGGTGTTTATGGAACTGCTGATTTCATATGGTAAAAGTACCAAAGCTCATTGTGGCTAATGATGGGATTATTAATTGCAGGAAGACAAATTCAATTGAGCGTGCCCATGTCTGCAATGTTGATTACAACCCGAAGAAGAAGCATATACTTGTAAGAATGTATCTTTGCATATATAGTATTCTAATCTTTGTGATTGTTCTAATTccttatataaaatataaacttgtctcaaattataattttttatctcTCTCGTTGATAATGATGTATAGATTGGCAGCTATAGCGTATCTGTCTACAGTCATGTATACATACATCCATTGCATGCTACAATGCACGGATAATTTCTTCACATTGTTTCTTATAGCTTACGAAATATCTTTACTGCTAATTTGCGTTAGCATAATTAATAGTTTATCTTTATTGAAGGTCACTGCAGAAGAGGAATCTGGGATATGCATATGGGATCTTAGAAAGCCAAAGGTTCCCATCCAAGAACTCCCGGGACATACACACTGGTAAAAACATTTAGCACTGTTGCAGTTGTGATTGTTTTCAGCTGTGTTCCTGCTTGATGAACCCCATTGTATACATGCATCTGAACTGTTTTCTGTTACTACCTTTGTGCccttttaaatgattttgattGGCTGTATCCTttgtagaaaataattttagattCTCACATTCTTTTAGCTGCCTGATTTTGACCTGTTTAAAAATGTCGCCAGGACATGGGCTGTCAAGTGTAACCCTGAGTACGATAGGCTGATTttggtactctctctctctctctctctctctctctctcatacattTACATTCATCTTGTTAAGGTCTTATTTTGGCTTATAGACATCTTAGATCTAAATGGTACCATAGCATCACCTCATCTGCACTGTATATGCCTCCCAGATATTGTAAGACCATTATTTCCCTAAAATATAGGATGAGTGACTGACTCGCTGTATCAATGAAAGTATGAAATCAAACATCACATTTTTCATGTACGCTAGTCATTGATGTTTGTCTGATAAAATGTAACCTTTTGCAGAGTGCTGGTACAGACTCGACTGTAAACTTGTGGTTGGCTTCTCCATCTAGCAGTGATGAGTTTACATCTGAAAGGTCCTTTTCTTGTCTTGGGTGTTTAGATATATTCTTTGACTTATTACATCCTTTTGATTTCTGCCGATAattttcatctatttttttttttaattattattttatttggtagCCTGGTTGATTCACCAACTCGGCGGGTGGATCCATTACTTCATTCATACAGTGACTACGAAGACAGTGTTTATGGTAATTACTACAACCCTCTGGTTTGTCTATGCATTTTCTCTTTATTCTAAAGCTgactttttttcatttctttgtttttttttttttttttcacttgatTTAAAGGCCTTGCTTGGAGCACCCGTGAGCCTTGGATCTTTGCGTCGTTATCCTATGATGGGAGGGTGAGAACACTATTGATCTACTACATAAAGCAGTAGGAAGTCTTAGTTCtctaggaaaaaaattaaaagagatgtGTTTGGTGTCATTCTCTTGTACACCTCTTTTGCAAATCTATCATTGAAGCTATGGAACTCATATGTGGTCCCATAGATTTAATGGTGGATTTATATATCTCTTATTCGAAGATGGACAAGagatgtgtaagagaatgaaaccaaatatttatcaaattaaaaataaagacttGATTTTGCTGCATGACCTGATACACGTTATTGTTGTTTGGGTAAGTGTTAGACCTCCTATCGGTTGGTTTTGTCCTTCCATTTCTCATTGTCACAGTGTGAGCTTAAAATTTGATACTGCATTGTTTTTTGACATACATGGCTTCCAAATGCATCCTAATGTGCTTCAGCTGGGATTGCATTTGCATCATGTGGATTTTCTGTTAACAAGGGTGTGAACAGGCATTTATGTCAATAAATATAGAAACCCATAATACCCATTTGACATTTCTCCATATCTCATGAATttgattctttcttttcatgcaAAACAGGTAGTTGTAGAAACAGTTAAGCcctttctctcaaaaaaatgAAGCTCGACACACATTGCCCGGTGCTACAACTGGGCTACACATTGCTCGTGCTTGCTGATATCTTTGCGGATTCCCTTGCCAGTTTGGTCTCCCTTATGTTCACAGACAGACGCCAGAAGGGACCAGAGCCTAATTTTGGATTTGGGTGTTTTAGTACTGATCAATGTTATGCAGCTACTTAAGATCACTGCATAAATAGAAGTGTACCCTTGGCAACGCAGTATAGTGAAAGATCACTGCAATGCATACGTCCTTTTATACGTATCTCAAGGTAGATTTCATCATCATATGCTCTCGTGGAATTTCCATTTTTATTCCATGTATCTTTTGTAGATTTCTTGCGTTGAATGAACTCAACTACTGCATGGTAATTATTCTTAGGCGTGCCTCTTTGAGTTGATCTCATCCATTTGACCTCTTTACTTCTGCAAGTATGCGATTCAAAttgagcaagagagagagagagagagagaggcagtcGCACCCTTGTTTAATGCCGATTGTTGCAGTCGCAACCACCCTTGTTTAATGGAAATAAATATCtataaagttggttctttgatGTTTGTTTCACATTAATTTTTGAAGTAGGCAGAATTTGGCAATTGGCCGTTCGGATCTGAAAGGAGTTAGCTCTCTATTTCCTACGGCACAAGTTAGGGTTATAAACTGACCCCTTTGATTTGGAAGGAGGGTATACCTGACTGCCAAACCGAAGGGGGTCGGAAGTTAAAAAAACTCAGCTGAACCAGTATCGATAGATTGGTCAACGTGGATGTTGGATTTGGAAACGTGATGAAATATTATGATCataagggttaagggtttaactTAGTCCTTAGCAGTGAGATTGATGGTGGCGATCGGTGACAGATTGATGGTTGTAACATGGAGCTAAAGACTTTgctatttaggaaaaaaaaaaaaaaaaaaaaaaaaaaaaaccttttaaagGAGAATCAGCGATAGTGAAAAtgagaagagaaagagaaagaacaaagaaaacagAGGCACTAGGTTAGGTTTTTTTAACTCTATATATTTCGAACGTTGGTTTGGGGTAGAAAAACCTACCCCCTCAAACTCTCACATGATGTGGGCCTGTTTAGTAATCTCCCTCCCCTACCCTTCTTTTATGGGAGAATTATATTTTTGAGTgtgagtaaaaagtgattgatgtgatttaaagtaaaaataatttatatgaaaaagtaaaaaaaaattggattgtagtgatttttttatttaaataataataaaaaaattgttgatgtgatataaaaagtaaaaaatgttaagaatgttttgagttgttttttttttagaaaggtaaaaataagggaaagggaaagggaaagggaaaggggaaggagaaggggaagggggagggggagggggaggggaggggagggggttatttgtttttgggtttcttgttaATTGTTATGCTGCTCAAAGGTTGCGTAAAGGTGAAGCATGCACGAAAACCGACTCTCTCATTAATCGCTGTTAATTGTTAACTGGGCTCACACTgtccaaaaagaaataaagtgggttcagcaagaaaaaaaaaaaaaaaaaaaagagaagaaaaaaggaaataaagtgGGGAAAATACATGTTTGtgtaacaattgttttttttaaaaaaattattattattcttcaaaaacatgttttagctttttttttaaaattaaaattctacttaagttttatttatttatttttaattttatctcaagTTTTCAAAACCatcaaatataatttcaaaaaataaattttcgaggtatttacaattttaaatataataaaaaataatataatataatacaaaaaattcGCACACCAACTGATCTAATTGAGAATCTCTTAAGTAATGACCATGCCCTATTTGTAAGTCTCTATTTGCTCCCATCTAGAACCAATCATCGGGTGCCAAAGGTTATCATTAGTCTCAGAAAGAAGCCtcaaatgaaaacaaagaatTTATGAAAAAGTATGCGTTTATTACGGTGTTAGTTGAAAGCAATGGCTGTTGTTGGACCTAATTATTGATCTAAAAGTCGTAAGGGTGTagttgaaagaaataaatggcTGTTATTGGGCCTAATTATTGATCTAAAAGTCTTAAAGGCTGTCGAATACTAATTTGATTAAACTATAATATTCCAAAATGCTTCTGACCCCTTCGACGTTACTTTATTAACACTAATGATAATGGGAAATTCTGGATGGGGAATACTCATCTATCCCCCATcacccatatataataaaaaaataaattattaaagctaactttttaataaaatattatttttatattaaaaaaattcacagaaaCGGATGACCGTCTCCTGTAGCAAGCCTCAATGATAAACTCTTTCTATTTTAACTCGACTTacctattaaataataataaactcaaATCCGTGCGGCAGTGGCAGCTTAAGCTTTATCCCACATGGAAATTTTGATTCATGAAGTGACATCTTAAAGCTTATCCAAACACGCAGAGACATGAGTCACAAAAAGGTGTTGGTGTTTCCTAGTCCAATGGCAGAGAACCAAGTCTTTAACGCCGTATCCCCCGCCACGAACCCTTTCACACGTCGGCTAACCACGTCTTCGGATTCAGCTCATCTACACCACAAGCGCATGGCCAACAGGTGTTCTGCCATGTCATCACACTGCAAGATGCCAACACGTGGTGGAAAACGAGAGAAATAGGTGGCACTGGTCGCCGTCGGAGTGGTACGACTTGGGTAGGGGATGGTGCTGAGCTTTTGCTTTCCCAACACTATATAGACAAACAGTGATGAAATTCGCTTTTAGAGTCAATGTCGAATTGCCATGTGAGCATCTTCTCAGAGCTACGTGATCACCAGCAAAGATTCTCTCCCGGTGATTGGAAAGCCTAGCTTGGGGATGATTCGAAGATATGCTTGATTTATTCGTTATCACCAAGCAACCACAAATTTTGTTTGCGTTCTATGCTGTTGTACTGCCTCCGATATAATCGATCTTCTGTTTAAAGAATATAGATTTTATTacctttcttaatttatttgaaatatcaATAGAttcgtttttatttattttttcttttttaaaaagttaacaTCACCCCTTAAactatcatataattaataatgtCTCCTAAAATTTGTAGTTGGGTCAATATCCTTTCAAATTACTAAAATGTTGTCAATATCTCataaagtccaaaaaaaaaaaaaaaaaaaaaaatgaccttacaatttttttaataagacaaaaagacccctataaattaaaaaaaaaagggaaattaatttttaattaaaaacaaaagaaattttttatttaattttcttttcacttttttaagaaaaaatatataaatttttaatatctatgtttaatatattaatattttttattaagagtgacacttGTGATCATTATATTGGTAATGACGAGGCATGTAAAAATgagtttaatagactgaatttaaaggaagaaaaatttcataataaagcctatattttttttttgaagtaatgttatatatatttttattttactttattgaTGTGATACTGTTAATCCGCccttaaacttttttatttattaataaatactgatttgcagttaaaaaaaaaaaaaaaaaaccatt
Coding sequences within:
- the LOC133871837 gene encoding WD repeat-containing protein DWA2 — its product is MQGGSSGIGYGLKYQARCISDVKADTDHTSFITGTLSLKEENEVHLIRLSSGGTEIICEGLFAHANEIWDLASCPFDQRIFSTVYSTGESYGAAIWQIPELYGELNSPQLERITSLDAHVGKIKCVLWWPSGRHDKLISIDEETLFLWTLDCSKKVAQVQSQESAGRLHKLSGGAWDPHDVNAVAVTCDSATQFWDLRTMKKTNSIERAHVCNVDYNPKKKHILVTAEEESGICIWDLRKPKVPIQELPGHTHWTWAVKCNPEYDRLILSAGTDSTVNLWLASPSSSDEFTSESLVDSPTRRVDPLLHSYSDYEDSVYGLAWSTREPWIFASLSYDGRVVVETVKPFLSKK